CCTGTGGAGACTGCGCTCCCTGTGGATACGCCCGTATCTGCAAAGCGCGTCGTGGAAACAGGAAGCCCCACCCTCAAGCGCGAGCCGTCAGGCGAGCGGTAGGGTGGAGTAGTTCACATTCTCCGTTCGGACGACCACATTCCAGTGACCCGAAATCAGTCGGCCGCCTGCCCACCGTCGATGGGGATCGTGTGTCCCGTGATGTACGACGCGTCGGACGAACAGAGGAAGGCGACCGCACCCGCCATCTCCTCGGGTTCGGCGATGCGGTCCATCGGGACGTCCCGCATCGCCGAGGTATCGAACTCGGCCCGAAGCGTCCAGATCGCCATTCGCACCATCCCGATCGCCATCCGGACTCGATCCAGCAGCGACTGCGAACCGGCGGCGATGCCCAGCATCCCCGACTGGATGTTCGTCTTCGTCGGCCCGGGGGCGATGGCGTTGACCCGGATGCCGCGGCTGGCGTACTCGAGCGCGACCGACTTCGTGAGACCGACGACGCCGTGTTTGCTGGCCGAATAGCTGGCGAGGCCACCCATCCCGACCAGGCCCGCCTCGGAGGTCGTGTTGACGATCGCGCCGTGGCCCTGTGCTTCCATGACGGGGAGTTCGGCTCGCATACACGCCCAGACCCCCTTCAGGTTGATGTCTAACAGTTTGTCCCATTTCTCCTCGGTCAACTCCGCTGCTCCAGAGAAGCCGGTGAGGATCCCCGCGTTGTTGTGCGCGAAGTCGAGGCTCCCGTAGGTGTCGACTGCGACGTCGACCATCCGCTGGACCGACGCGAGGTCGGAGACGTCCACCTCGACGAAGGTCGCGTCGCCACCGGCGGCTTCGATCAGGTCGACGGTCTCGCGGGCGCTCGATTCGACGATATCGGCGACGACGACGTTGGCGCCTTCGTCGGCGAAACGCCGTGCAGACGCCCGCCCGATTCCCGATCCCGCTCCGGTGACGAGTGCCGTCTTCCCGGCTAACCCTTTCATGGTTGTCTCGGTCGATACTGTCCATCGAGACGTGTATAGTGATTTGGGTGATTCGGTTCGTTCCGCGTACGAACGAAGGCCGCCACGGAATCCGTCGCCACTCGCACTGCCGAGCCGGACCCTCTGCTCGATCGTTCCCAACATCTGTTCACAGTGTTCGCGCCGTCTGCCTCCATCGTTTTCCCCG
This region of Natronosalvus halobius genomic DNA includes:
- a CDS encoding SDR family NAD(P)-dependent oxidoreductase is translated as MKGLAGKTALVTGAGSGIGRASARRFADEGANVVVADIVESSARETVDLIEAAGGDATFVEVDVSDLASVQRMVDVAVDTYGSLDFAHNNAGILTGFSGAAELTEEKWDKLLDINLKGVWACMRAELPVMEAQGHGAIVNTTSEAGLVGMGGLASYSASKHGVVGLTKSVALEYASRGIRVNAIAPGPTKTNIQSGMLGIAAGSQSLLDRVRMAIGMVRMAIWTLRAEFDTSAMRDVPMDRIAEPEEMAGAVAFLCSSDASYITGHTIPIDGGQAAD